In the genome of Rhizobium sp. NZLR1, the window TCGAGCGGCATGGTCTGCGTCTCGACGTCATAGGGCGTTTCCAAGGTCGCATCGACCGGCACGATGAAATTCTGCCCGCCCACCTGGATGCCGTGGCCCGAATAATAGATCAGCCCTGCCTCGGCATTGCTGGTCGAACGCAGGAAGCGGCGCACCGTATCCTCGAGCCCGATGCGATCGACATTGATGCCGATCGTCACGTCGAAACCGGCCGCCCGCAACGTGGCTGCGACCTCTTCGACATCATTGGCGGGGTTGGGAAGCGAAGGCAGCGTCTTATAGACCGAATTGCCGATGACGAGGGCGACGCGGCGGCCGCTCTCTTGCGTGATGGCGGCATGCGCGACGCCGATCGACAGCAGTATTGCCGCCACGGTCAGCAGATAAGCGCATAGTCTCCAGGCATTGTGGAACTTGGGCATGGCTCGATCGCAAACATTCTATTGTTTAAGTTCAATAAAATTTGCTGGCCTACTGGTGCTAGGCCCCCTCCGCATTCATCGTTTGAAAATATTCCTCACTGCTAAAAAAAGCAAGCTTCGTCCGCCTCCAAGTGAATTGGAGCAGTCCCCTCAGATTGGAAGCCCATTATCGGCAGGAAAGACTGTCGAATCAGGAATTTTATCCTGCCACCGGCAGTGGATACGTCAGCGCCGGCGAAGTTTCCTTAGCTCCGAAACGTATAGTTGCTGATCGAGGCTGGTTTCATCTCGATGGAGAAGCCCGCCAAGGTCGGCGGCATGTAGGCCGCGCTCTCGATCCGGCAGGGGTCGAGGAAGTGTTCGTGCAGGTGATCGACATATTCGATGACGCGGCCTTCCTTGGTGCCGGATACCGCGATGTAGTCGATCATCGACAGATGCTGCACATATTCGCAGAGGCCGACGCCGCCGGCATGCGGCCAGACCGGCAGGCCGAACTTGGCGGCGATCAGCAGCACGGAGAGAACCTCGTTCAGCCCGCCCATGCGGCAGGAATCGATCTGGACGATGTCGATTGCGCCTTCGGCGATGAACTGCTTGAACATGATGCGGTTCTGGCACATCTCGCCGGTCGCGACCTTCACCGGCGCGATCGCCTGGCGGATCTTGCGGTGGCCGGCAATGTCATCGGGGCTTGTCGGTTCCTCGATGAAGAAGGGCTTGGCCGGGGCAAGCGCCTTGACCCAGTCGATCGCCTGGCCGACATCCCACACCTGGTTGGCGTCGATCATCAAGTAACGATCGGGACCGATCACCTCGCGGGCGATCCTCAAGCGGCGGATATCGTCGTCCAGGTCGCGGCCGACCTTCATCTTGATATGGTTGAAGCCGGCGTCGATCGCCTCCTTGCAGAGGCGCCGCAGCTTTTCGTCCTCATAACCCAACCAGCCCGCCGAGGTCGTATAGCAGGCGTAGCCCTCTTTTTCGAGGATGGCGATACGTTCGGCCTTGCCTGCCTCGGCGCGCTTGAGGATCTCGACGGCCTCCTCACGCGTCAGCACGTCGGTGAGATAGCGGTAATCGACGATATCGGCGATCTCCTCAGGCGACATCTCGGCGACGAGCCGCCAGACGGGCTTTCCCGCCTGTTTGGCAAGCAGATCCCAGACGGCGTTGACGACGGCGCCGGTTGCCAGATGAATGGCGCCCTTTTCCGGGCCGATCCAGCGCAACTGGCTATCGCTGGTCAGATGTCGCCAGAATTTTCCGGGATGGGCGAGCACGTCGCCGAGGTCGGCGCCGACCACGAGATGGCGCATCGCTTCGATCGCCATGCAGCAAATATCGTTGCCGCGGCCGATGGTGAAGGTCAGGCCATGGCCGGCAAGATCAGACGCATCGGTGTCGAGAATGACATAGGCGGCCGAATAATCCGGATCGGGGTTCATCGCATCCGACCCATCCAGGCTTTGCGAGGTGGGAAAGCGGAGATCGAAGACACGAAGGTCGGTGATGCGGGTCATGGTTGTTCTCCCAATTGCAATAGCCCGATCGGCCGGCACGACTGCCGGCCGCAACATCAGCTGAGGTCAGATCGTCCAGCCGCCGTCGATGGCGATTGCCTGGCCTGACGTGTAGGTGGCGCCGGCGAGATAGACGGCGAGATCGGCGATCTCCTCCGGCGAGCCGAGCCGGCCCATCGGCTGGCGGGCGATGAAGGCGGCGCGGGCTGCGTCATAATCGCCCTGGGCGCGCATGCGGTCCTGCAGCGACGGGCTTTCCACCGTGCCGGGGCAGATGGCGTTACAGCGGATGCCCTCGGCGACATAATCGGCGGCAACGGATTTGGTCAGCCCGATGACCGCCGCCTTGGTGACGCCATAAGCGAAGCGGTTCGGGACGCCCTTGATGCTCGAGGCGACGGAGGCCATGTTGATGATCGACCCGTCCTTGCGTTCGCGCATGCCGGGCAGCACGGCGCGGATGGTGCGGATCATTGCCTTGACGTTGAGGTCGAGCGCAAATTCGAAATCGGAATCCTTCATCTCGAGGATCGAGCCGGCGTGAACGAAGCCGGCGCAGTTGAACAGCACGTCGACCGCGCCGATCTCGGCAACGACAGCCTTGACCGCATCCTCATCGAGCACGTTCAACTGATGGGTGGAAACCCCGGTTTCCGCAGCTAACGTCGCCAGCGCCTCGGTATTGATGTCGGTCGCGTGGACCTTGGCGCCCATCGC includes:
- a CDS encoding L-fuconate dehydratase; protein product: MTRITDLRVFDLRFPTSQSLDGSDAMNPDPDYSAAYVILDTDASDLAGHGLTFTIGRGNDICCMAIEAMRHLVVGADLGDVLAHPGKFWRHLTSDSQLRWIGPEKGAIHLATGAVVNAVWDLLAKQAGKPVWRLVAEMSPEEIADIVDYRYLTDVLTREEAVEILKRAEAGKAERIAILEKEGYACYTTSAGWLGYEDEKLRRLCKEAIDAGFNHIKMKVGRDLDDDIRRLRIAREVIGPDRYLMIDANQVWDVGQAIDWVKALAPAKPFFIEEPTSPDDIAGHRKIRQAIAPVKVATGEMCQNRIMFKQFIAEGAIDIVQIDSCRMGGLNEVLSVLLIAAKFGLPVWPHAGGVGLCEYVQHLSMIDYIAVSGTKEGRVIEYVDHLHEHFLDPCRIESAAYMPPTLAGFSIEMKPASISNYTFRS
- a CDS encoding SDR family oxidoreductase yields the protein MTNRLSGKTVLITAAGQGIGRATAAAFAAMGAKVHATDINTEALATLAAETGVSTHQLNVLDEDAVKAVVAEIGAVDVLFNCAGFVHAGSILEMKDSDFEFALDLNVKAMIRTIRAVLPGMRERKDGSIINMASVASSIKGVPNRFAYGVTKAAVIGLTKSVAADYVAEGIRCNAICPGTVESPSLQDRMRAQGDYDAARAAFIARQPMGRLGSPEEIADLAVYLAGATYTSGQAIAIDGGWTI